The following coding sequences lie in one Candidatus Nitrospira allomarina genomic window:
- a CDS encoding polysaccharide deacetylase family protein: MVCLTGDVHQRSYRGTDTPFSSQTEVALAAKYCDIAGKYGVKVSLFFTGKACEEEPDTVKILSGLRHCEIGGHTFAAFRDPLSRLFKKVYGTPWGTTAHQLRDIQRTIGSIQQVTGHRIQTWRNHSYIRTADTDRLLESCGIHVVSDEVSDLKISPEWVRPGYRSVPMNVLPDHEHVLHGKYQHGKTKPERLAHRMPITEWADRVKASIRRICEQGGTATVLAHPMCMDVADGMVVFEDLCQYFQPYGTVWLSEVQ, translated from the coding sequence ATGGTTTGTTTGACAGGGGATGTCCACCAACGCTCGTATCGGGGAACCGATACGCCATTTTCCTCTCAAACAGAAGTCGCCTTAGCCGCGAAATATTGTGATATTGCCGGGAAGTACGGAGTGAAAGTTTCGCTGTTTTTTACGGGGAAAGCCTGTGAGGAAGAACCGGACACGGTGAAAATCCTTTCGGGTCTGCGGCATTGTGAAATTGGTGGTCATACCTTTGCGGCTTTTCGAGATCCGTTATCTCGACTATTCAAGAAAGTGTATGGAACGCCATGGGGAACCACTGCGCACCAACTTCGCGATATTCAGCGGACCATTGGTAGCATTCAACAGGTGACGGGCCATCGAATTCAGACCTGGCGAAATCATAGTTATATACGAACCGCTGATACGGATCGCTTATTAGAATCCTGTGGAATCCATGTGGTGTCCGATGAGGTCTCCGATTTGAAAATCTCTCCCGAATGGGTGCGTCCCGGTTATCGTTCGGTTCCGATGAATGTTCTTCCGGATCACGAACATGTCTTACATGGAAAATATCAACATGGGAAAACCAAACCGGAGCGTCTTGCCCACCGAATGCCTATCACGGAATGGGCCGACCGGGTGAAGGCGAGTATACGGAGGATATGCGAGCAAGGAGGAACCGCCACAGTCCTTGCCCATCCGATGTGCATGGACGTGGCCGATGGCATGGTGGTGTTTGAGGACCTCTGTCAATATTTCCAACCGTATGGGACGGTTTGGCTCTCAGAAGTCCAGTGA
- a CDS encoding glycosyltransferase family 2 protein — protein sequence MKNQNSPAQKNVTSVTRETVSCAVVAFNEEKNLQPCLESARWMDEIVVVDSFSTDRTMEIARTFTDKIFQRPWRGFGDQKNYAMDQATTDWVFILDSDERIPAELQAEIEAVLSAGSKDGPVAYYVPRHNYYFGSLVLNAGCYPDYQLRLFRRGIGHLDDAEPHNKFIFSGESAFLSCPLVHLTRPTLHNYFEKFPNFTTLAAQDRARTKRHVRGTDLLFRPIFTFSKYYFARKAYRDGMAGFLVSALSSMYTFVKYAKLWHMRQLEAQGYSQ from the coding sequence ATGAAAAACCAGAATAGTCCGGCCCAAAAGAATGTCACGTCGGTCACGCGGGAAACGGTCTCTTGTGCCGTGGTGGCATTCAACGAAGAGAAAAACCTTCAGCCGTGTTTGGAAAGTGCAAGGTGGATGGATGAAATCGTCGTGGTGGATTCATTCAGTACGGATCGCACCATGGAGATTGCCAGAACGTTTACGGACAAGATTTTTCAACGCCCCTGGCGAGGGTTTGGGGATCAGAAAAATTATGCGATGGATCAAGCGACCACGGATTGGGTGTTTATTTTGGATTCCGACGAGCGAATTCCTGCCGAACTTCAGGCTGAGATAGAAGCCGTGCTGTCTGCCGGTTCGAAGGATGGGCCTGTGGCCTATTATGTCCCCCGTCATAATTATTATTTTGGCTCTTTGGTGTTGAACGCCGGGTGTTATCCCGATTATCAATTGCGTCTGTTCCGCCGGGGAATCGGTCATTTGGATGATGCCGAGCCCCACAATAAATTCATCTTTTCAGGAGAATCTGCGTTTCTCTCGTGTCCATTGGTGCATCTCACCAGGCCCACGCTTCACAATTATTTTGAAAAATTTCCGAACTTTACGACCTTGGCTGCCCAAGACCGGGCCAGAACCAAACGCCATGTGCGTGGCACAGACCTCCTGTTTCGTCCGATCTTTACGTTTTCGAAATACTATTTCGCCCGAAAGGCTTATCGTGATGGCATGGCGGGGTTTTTAGTCAGCGCTCTATCCAGTATGTATACCTTTGTGAAATATGCCAAGCTCTGGCATATGAGACAACTCGAAGCCCAGGGATATTCTCAGTAA
- a CDS encoding glycosyltransferase family 4 protein, producing MTVHDDKTLSDDSQQFKHLMRVGFDAGPMRSAYSGIGQYVRCLFPAMFSFSQDIEWEAYASLGGSSQPLPLQFPSHVSVKCSKSSWGFGRMENDQPPLDIFHGTNFKAPDYGQRHTILTIHDVWLARHPEYSKKLLGQALSSWKLGLRARQVSRVVAVSKFSSREIQEVLHLPSDRITVIHHGPSPAMFPDRDDQKFQEVRTRLHIPARPFVLFVGGAEPRKNHTAVFKAFARSPRLASSFSLVAIGEVESRGANLMVTARDLGIGDYVCCPGYVSSEDLRLLYSHAEVFVFPSLYEGFGIPLLDAMACGAPIITGTGSALPEVAGDAALYVDPQDPEQLGMEIERLVSDRELQTQLRNKGFERVKHFTWERAAQETLNLYRNVHG from the coding sequence ATGACAGTCCATGACGATAAGACATTGTCCGATGACTCACAACAGTTCAAACATCTGATGCGCGTCGGGTTTGATGCCGGCCCCATGCGTTCCGCCTATAGCGGGATTGGACAGTATGTCCGGTGTCTCTTTCCTGCCATGTTTTCCTTTTCCCAGGATATTGAATGGGAGGCCTATGCTTCATTGGGTGGTTCTTCCCAACCCCTTCCGCTTCAATTCCCGTCGCATGTCTCCGTGAAATGCTCCAAGTCCTCGTGGGGATTTGGCCGAATGGAGAACGATCAACCCCCGCTCGATATCTTTCATGGGACCAACTTCAAGGCTCCAGATTATGGCCAACGTCACACCATACTCACGATTCATGATGTCTGGCTGGCACGTCATCCGGAATATTCGAAGAAACTCCTTGGCCAAGCGCTTTCCTCCTGGAAGTTAGGTTTGCGCGCCAGGCAGGTCTCTCGCGTGGTGGCGGTCTCCAAATTTTCTTCCCGGGAAATTCAAGAGGTGCTTCATCTCCCGTCCGACCGTATTACGGTGATCCACCACGGGCCGTCTCCCGCCATGTTTCCTGATCGGGATGATCAGAAGTTTCAGGAGGTCCGGACTCGATTGCACATTCCTGCCCGTCCCTTTGTGCTATTTGTGGGAGGAGCTGAGCCCCGGAAAAATCATACCGCAGTGTTTAAGGCATTTGCCCGATCACCACGACTTGCCTCATCCTTCTCTCTTGTGGCCATCGGTGAGGTAGAATCACGGGGCGCCAACCTGATGGTGACGGCCAGGGATTTGGGGATCGGTGATTACGTATGTTGCCCTGGTTATGTGTCCAGCGAAGATTTACGGCTGCTGTATTCCCATGCGGAGGTTTTTGTGTTTCCGTCCTTGTATGAGGGGTTCGGCATTCCACTTCTTGATGCCATGGCGTGTGGTGCCCCGATTATTACCGGGACGGGGAGTGCTCTGCCGGAAGTGGCAGGGGATGCTGCTCTCTATGTCGATCCTCAGGATCCGGAACAATTGGGGATGGAAATAGAACGGCTGGTGAGTGATCGCGAATTACAAACGCAATTACGCAACAAGGGGTTCGAGCGGGTCAAGCACTTTACGTGGGAGCGGGCGGCACAGGAAACGCTGAATCTCTATAGGAACGTGCATGGCTAA
- the waaF gene encoding lipopolysaccharide heptosyltransferase II, producing the protein MKRLLLIKLRYIGDVVLSTPLLPVLHKRFPGASLTFLVNPGTESVLFGNPYLETIMVLPREGWGQQFECYQSLRQARFDGVVDLTDGDRSAFLTYWTGAGVRLGFNRENRWRGKLYTHVLPSAYGSMHMVDYHAQALSALGISDPVGNPEWYLRPEDHEQGDHLLASLKIGQAPLVLLHPPARYAKKAWPLERFAALADWLADQGAVVALIGHQSEMLIGQQIVNLSRSKPRNVMGQTGLRQLAAIMKRSALFIGNDGGPMHMAAAVGCPVLGLFGPSDPHVWGPRGGNVSVIYKGLDCEKCFHDACSRGEEGCMRQISVEEVCRIAGLYLE; encoded by the coding sequence GTGAAGCGTCTTTTACTTATTAAACTTCGGTATATCGGGGATGTCGTGTTATCCACCCCTCTTCTTCCCGTTCTGCACAAGCGATTTCCCGGTGCATCACTCACCTTTCTGGTAAATCCTGGAACGGAGAGTGTGTTATTCGGGAATCCCTATCTGGAGACAATCATGGTGTTACCTCGTGAAGGATGGGGCCAACAATTTGAGTGTTACCAATCGCTGCGTCAGGCCCGATTCGATGGGGTCGTGGATTTAACGGACGGGGATCGCTCCGCCTTTCTGACCTATTGGACGGGTGCCGGTGTCAGGCTGGGCTTTAATCGGGAGAATCGGTGGCGTGGAAAGCTGTATACGCATGTGTTGCCATCAGCCTATGGTTCCATGCACATGGTGGATTATCATGCCCAGGCCTTGTCAGCCTTAGGGATCAGTGATCCCGTGGGCAATCCGGAATGGTATCTGCGACCTGAAGACCATGAGCAAGGGGATCACCTGTTGGCCTCGCTCAAGATCGGGCAGGCCCCATTGGTGCTTCTTCATCCTCCAGCGCGATATGCCAAAAAAGCCTGGCCTCTTGAGCGATTTGCCGCCCTGGCCGATTGGCTGGCCGATCAGGGAGCGGTCGTGGCCTTAATCGGACACCAGTCAGAGATGCTGATAGGACAACAGATTGTCAATCTGAGCAGGTCCAAACCGCGTAATGTGATGGGGCAGACCGGTTTGCGTCAACTGGCGGCAATAATGAAGCGAAGCGCCTTATTTATCGGGAACGATGGGGGCCCGATGCATATGGCGGCAGCCGTCGGTTGTCCTGTTCTGGGGTTATTCGGTCCCTCTGATCCTCATGTGTGGGGTCCGAGGGGAGGAAATGTTTCCGTGATTTATAAAGGCCTGGACTGCGAAAAATGCTTTCATGACGCGTGTTCCCGGGGGGAAGAAGGGTGTATGCGGCAAATATCAGTTGAGGAAGTCTGCCGGATTGCAGGCCTGTACCTGGAATGA